The Fragaria vesca subsp. vesca linkage group LG2, FraVesHawaii_1.0, whole genome shotgun sequence genome includes a window with the following:
- the LOC101291407 gene encoding uncharacterized protein LOC101291407 produces MSPASSQLRGSPCTWFPFKEWSSSDKEKEERNFASTRQTSLWSLFYKTSSEEGESKGGRFLSFPALFFVFLRASNSVQVSKIVEITEMENWRSWDFKSSATETAVWQCFGVCL; encoded by the exons TCTCCTGCTTCGTCTCAACTTCGTGGAAGTCCCTGTACGTGGTTTCCGTTCAAAGAGTGGAGCTCCAGTGACAAAGAAAAGGAGGAGAGAAA CTTCGCCTCAACTCGGCAAACGTCTCTGTGGTCTTTGTTTTACAAGACGAGCTCTGAGGAGGGAGAATCGAAAGGAGGAAGGTTTTTGAGTTTCCCGGCGTTGTTCTTCGTTTTCCTGCGAGCTTCAAATTCAGTTCAAGTATCAAA AATTGTTGAAATTACAGAAATGGAGAATTGGAGAAGTTGGGATTTTAAGTCTTCGGCGACAGAAACGGCGGTGTGGCAGTGTTTTGGTGTTTGTTTG TGA